Proteins found in one Paraburkholderia caballeronis genomic segment:
- a CDS encoding low molecular weight protein-tyrosine-phosphatase, which produces MNMVSVCFVCLGNICRSPTAEGVMRRLVADAGLVERIGVDSAGTGDWHIGEAPDERARQAAGRRGYDLSALRARQIDAGDFGRFDLVVAMDDANVTALHRVCPPAQREKIRLLMDFAPQAGSRVVADPYFGGAAGFEAVLDQCEAACAGLLDELRARLAG; this is translated from the coding sequence ATGAACATGGTTTCCGTCTGCTTCGTGTGTCTCGGCAACATCTGCCGTTCGCCGACCGCCGAAGGCGTGATGCGGCGGCTGGTCGCCGACGCGGGCCTGGTGGAGCGGATCGGCGTCGATTCGGCGGGCACCGGTGACTGGCACATCGGCGAAGCGCCGGACGAGCGCGCGCGTCAGGCGGCCGGTCGGCGCGGCTACGATCTGTCGGCGTTGCGCGCGCGGCAGATCGATGCCGGCGACTTCGGGCGCTTCGACCTGGTCGTCGCGATGGACGACGCGAACGTGACCGCGCTGCACCGGGTCTGTCCGCCCGCGCAACGCGAAAAAATAAGATTGCTGATGGACTTTGCACCGCAAGCCGGTAGCCGCGTAGTGGCCGACCCTTATTTCGGCGGCGCGGCGGGCTTCGAAGCGGTGCTCGACCAGTGCGAAGCGGCCTGCGCGGGTCTGCTGGACGAACTTCGCGCGCGGCTCGCCGGTTGA
- the fdx gene encoding ISC system 2Fe-2S type ferredoxin — protein sequence MPQIVVLPHVELCPEGAVIEATPGESVCDALLTHGIEIEHACEKSCACTTCHVIVREGFDALEPSEENEDDLLDKAWGLEPTSRLSCQALVPADSDLVVEIPRYSINHAKENH from the coding sequence ATGCCTCAAATCGTGGTGCTGCCTCACGTCGAACTGTGTCCGGAAGGTGCGGTGATCGAAGCGACGCCGGGCGAAAGCGTGTGCGACGCGCTGCTTACGCACGGCATCGAGATCGAGCATGCGTGCGAGAAGTCGTGCGCGTGCACGACCTGTCACGTGATCGTGCGCGAAGGATTCGACGCGCTGGAGCCGTCCGAGGAAAACGAGGACGATCTGCTCGACAAGGCGTGGGGGCTGGAGCCGACGTCGCGTCTGTCGTGCCAGGCGCTCGTGCCGGCGGACTCGGACCTCGTGGTCGAGATTCCGCGCTACTCGATCAACCATGCGAAAGAAAACCACTAA
- the iscA gene encoding iron-sulfur cluster assembly protein IscA encodes MAITLTEKAAQHVQKYLTRRGKGVGLRLGVRTTGCSGLAYKLEYVDELATEDEVYESHGVKVVVDPKSLAYIDGTELDFVREGLNEGFRFNNPNVKDECGCGESFRV; translated from the coding sequence ATGGCAATTACGTTGACGGAAAAGGCGGCACAGCACGTGCAGAAGTATCTGACGCGACGCGGCAAGGGCGTCGGGTTGCGGCTCGGCGTGCGTACCACGGGCTGTTCGGGGCTCGCGTACAAGCTCGAATACGTTGACGAACTCGCGACCGAGGACGAGGTGTACGAGAGCCACGGCGTGAAGGTCGTCGTGGACCCGAAGAGTCTCGCGTACATCGACGGCACCGAACTCGACTTCGTGCGCGAAGGGCTGAACGAAGGCTTTCGCTTCAACAATCCGAACGTGAAGGACGAGTGCGGTTGCGGCGAGTCCTTCCGCGTTTGA
- the hscB gene encoding Fe-S protein assembly co-chaperone HscB: MASLSSLSDSHFVLFGLPEQFALDAGALDHAYRTVQSQVHPDRFAAAGDAQKRVAMQWATRANEAYQTLRDPLKRAIYLLHLRGIDVGAENNTAMEPAFLMQQMEWREAIEDAVGAKNVGALDTLAAELRDETRARFAKLAALLDSGSNQPAAEAVRQLMFIERVGGEIDTQIERLEG; the protein is encoded by the coding sequence ATGGCTTCGCTTTCCTCGTTGTCCGATAGTCACTTCGTGCTGTTCGGCCTGCCCGAGCAGTTCGCGCTCGACGCCGGCGCGCTCGACCACGCGTATCGCACCGTGCAGTCGCAGGTGCATCCGGACCGCTTCGCGGCGGCCGGCGACGCGCAGAAGCGCGTTGCGATGCAGTGGGCGACGCGCGCGAACGAGGCGTACCAGACGCTGCGCGATCCGCTCAAGCGCGCGATCTACCTGCTGCATCTGCGCGGGATCGACGTCGGCGCGGAGAACAACACCGCGATGGAGCCCGCGTTCCTGATGCAGCAGATGGAATGGCGCGAGGCGATCGAGGACGCGGTCGGCGCGAAGAACGTGGGTGCGCTCGACACGCTCGCCGCCGAATTGCGCGACGAAACGCGCGCGCGCTTCGCGAAGCTCGCCGCGCTGCTCGACAGCGGCTCGAACCAGCCGGCGGCGGAAGCGGTGCGGCAACTGATGTTCATCGAGCGCGTCGGCGGCGAGATCGACACGCAGATCGAGCGTCTCGAAGGCTGA
- the iscX gene encoding Fe-S cluster assembly protein IscX — MKWTDTQDIAMALTDKHPDIDPQYVRFTDLHRWVTELEGFDDDPERSNEKILEAIQTAWIEDADY; from the coding sequence ATGAAATGGACCGATACGCAGGACATCGCGATGGCGTTGACGGACAAGCATCCGGACATCGATCCGCAGTACGTGCGCTTCACCGATCTGCATCGGTGGGTGACGGAACTGGAAGGCTTCGACGACGATCCGGAGCGTTCGAACGAGAAGATCCTGGAGGCGATCCAGACCGCGTGGATCGAGGACGCGGATTACTGA
- the iscU gene encoding Fe-S cluster assembly scaffold IscU, producing MAYSDKVLDHYENPRNVGSFSKDDDAVGTGMVGAPACGDVMKLQIRVGADGVIEDAKFKTYGCGSAIASSSLVTEWVKGKTLDEAMSIKNTQIAEELALPPVKIHCSILAEDAIKAAVADYRQRHAETAEAAGDAKATA from the coding sequence ATGGCATATAGCGACAAGGTTCTGGACCACTACGAAAACCCGCGCAACGTCGGTTCGTTCTCGAAGGACGACGACGCGGTCGGCACGGGCATGGTCGGTGCGCCCGCGTGCGGCGACGTGATGAAGCTGCAGATCCGCGTCGGCGCGGACGGCGTGATCGAGGACGCGAAGTTCAAGACCTACGGCTGCGGCTCGGCGATCGCGTCCAGCTCGCTCGTCACCGAATGGGTGAAGGGCAAGACGCTCGACGAAGCGATGTCGATCAAGAACACGCAGATCGCGGAAGAACTCGCGCTGCCGCCGGTGAAGATCCACTGCTCGATCCTCGCGGAAGACGCGATCAAGGCGGCGGTCGCCGACTATCGCCAGCGTCATGCCGAAACCGCGGAAGCGGCTGGCGACGCGAAGGCGACGGCCTGA
- a CDS encoding IscS subfamily cysteine desulfurase, which yields MNNDIPHLPIYMDYSATTPVDPRVVDKMIPYLREQFGNPASRSHSYGWAAEHAVEEARENVAKLVNADPREIIWTSGATESDNLAIKGAAHFYKSRGKHVITVKTEHKAVLDTCRELEREGFEVTYLDVKPDGLLDLDVFKAALRADTILVSVMHVNNEIGVIQDIETIGEICREKGIIFHVDAAQSTGKAEIDLQKLKVDLMSFSAHKTYGPKGIGALYVRRKPRVRIEAQMHGGGHERGMRSGTLATHQIVGMGEAFRIAREEMATENERIRMLRDRLLRGLTEMEEVYVNGDMEQRVPHNLNISFNFVEGESLIMAVKDVAVSSGSACTSASLEPSYVLRALGRNDELAHSSIRFTVGRFTTEQEVDYVVNLLKTKIGKLRDLSPLWEMHKDGVDLSTIQWAAH from the coding sequence ATGAATAACGACATTCCCCACCTGCCCATCTACATGGACTACAGCGCGACGACGCCGGTCGATCCGCGCGTGGTGGACAAGATGATTCCGTACCTGCGCGAGCAGTTCGGCAATCCGGCGTCGCGCAGCCACTCGTACGGCTGGGCCGCGGAGCATGCGGTCGAGGAAGCGCGCGAGAACGTCGCGAAGCTGGTGAACGCCGACCCGCGCGAAATCATCTGGACCTCCGGCGCGACCGAATCGGACAATCTCGCGATCAAGGGCGCCGCGCACTTCTACAAGAGCCGCGGCAAGCACGTCATCACCGTGAAGACCGAGCACAAGGCCGTGCTGGACACCTGCCGCGAGCTGGAGCGCGAAGGATTCGAGGTCACGTATCTGGACGTGAAGCCCGACGGCCTGCTCGACCTCGACGTGTTCAAGGCCGCGCTGCGAGCGGACACGATCCTCGTTTCCGTGATGCACGTGAACAACGAGATCGGCGTGATCCAGGATATCGAGACGATCGGCGAGATCTGCCGCGAGAAGGGCATCATCTTCCACGTCGACGCCGCGCAGTCCACCGGCAAGGCGGAAATCGACCTGCAGAAGCTGAAGGTCGACCTGATGTCGTTCTCCGCGCACAAGACCTATGGGCCGAAGGGCATCGGCGCGCTGTACGTGCGCCGCAAGCCGCGCGTGCGCATCGAGGCGCAGATGCACGGCGGCGGCCACGAGCGCGGCATGCGCTCGGGCACGCTCGCGACGCACCAGATCGTCGGCATGGGCGAGGCGTTCCGCATCGCGCGCGAAGAGATGGCGACCGAGAACGAGCGCATCCGGATGCTGCGCGACCGCCTGCTGCGCGGCCTCACCGAGATGGAAGAGGTCTACGTGAACGGCGACATGGAACAGCGCGTGCCGCACAACCTGAACATCAGCTTCAACTTCGTCGAAGGCGAATCGCTGATCATGGCGGTGAAGGACGTCGCGGTGTCGTCGGGTTCGGCGTGCACGTCGGCGTCGCTGGAGCCGTCGTACGTGCTGCGCGCGCTCGGCCGCAACGACGAACTCGCGCACAGCTCGATCCGCTTCACGGTCGGCCGCTTCACGACCGAGCAGGAAGTCGATTACGTCGTGAACCTGCTGAAGACGAAGATCGGGAAGCTGCGCGACCTGTCGCCGTTGTGGGAGATGCACAAGGACGGCGTCGATCTTTCGACGATCCAGTGGGCCGCGCACTGA
- the hscA gene encoding Fe-S protein assembly chaperone HscA, with product MALLQISEPGMAPAPHQRRLAVGIDLGTTNSLVAAVRSGVPDVLPDEDGNLLLPSVVRYLANGGRRIGHAAKAEAATDPRNTIVSVKRFMGRGKADVEGAQNAPYDFVDAPGMVQIRTIDGVKSPVEVSAEILATLRYRAEDTLGDELVGAVITVPAYFDDAQRQATKDAARLAGLNVLRLLNEPTAAAIAYGLDNGAEGLYAVYDLGGGTFDLSILKLTKGVFEVLAAGGDSALGGDDFDHALFRYALAESGLDAATLAPEDVRLLLDRVRDAKEALSSAPQVSLDVTLSTGAHIALTIDEARFETLTQDLVQRTLTPTRKALRDAKVTPADVKGVVLVGGATRMPVIRRAVEAFFGQPPLTNLNPDQVVALGAAIQADLLAGNRGGDDDWLLLDVIPLSLGVETMGGLVEKIIPRNSTIPVARAQDFTTFKDGQTAMAIHVVQGERELVSDCRSLARFELRGIPPMAAGAARIRVTYQVDADGLLSVFAREQQSGVEASVVVKPSYGLADDDIAKMLEDSFKTAEVDMRARALREAQVEAQRLLEATGAALAADGELLDAAERAQLDALIDALRAVAQSDDADAVEAATKALSAGTDEFAARRMNKGIRRALAGRKLDEIG from the coding sequence ATGGCTTTACTGCAAATCTCCGAACCCGGCATGGCGCCGGCGCCGCACCAGCGGCGGCTTGCCGTCGGCATCGACCTCGGCACGACGAACTCGCTGGTCGCCGCGGTGCGCAGCGGCGTGCCCGACGTGCTGCCCGACGAGGACGGCAACCTGCTGCTGCCGTCGGTCGTGCGTTATCTCGCGAATGGCGGCCGGCGCATCGGCCACGCGGCGAAAGCCGAGGCGGCGACCGATCCGCGCAACACGATCGTGTCGGTGAAGCGGTTCATGGGCCGCGGCAAGGCCGACGTCGAAGGCGCGCAGAACGCGCCGTACGATTTCGTCGATGCGCCCGGCATGGTGCAGATCCGCACGATCGACGGCGTGAAGAGCCCGGTCGAGGTGTCGGCCGAAATCCTCGCGACGCTGCGCTACCGCGCGGAAGACACGCTCGGCGACGAACTGGTCGGCGCGGTGATCACGGTGCCCGCGTATTTCGACGACGCGCAGCGCCAGGCGACGAAGGACGCCGCGCGTCTCGCGGGCCTGAACGTGCTGCGCCTGCTGAACGAGCCGACCGCGGCCGCGATCGCCTACGGCCTCGACAACGGCGCGGAAGGGCTTTATGCGGTGTACGACCTCGGCGGCGGCACGTTCGACCTGTCGATCCTGAAGCTGACGAAGGGCGTATTCGAAGTGCTCGCGGCGGGCGGCGACTCGGCGCTCGGCGGCGACGACTTCGACCACGCGCTGTTTCGCTACGCGCTCGCGGAAAGCGGGCTGGACGCGGCGACGCTCGCGCCGGAGGACGTGCGCCTGCTGCTCGACCGCGTGCGCGACGCGAAGGAGGCGCTGTCGTCCGCGCCGCAGGTTTCGCTGGACGTCACGCTGTCGACCGGCGCGCATATCGCGCTGACGATCGACGAAGCGCGTTTCGAGACGCTCACGCAGGACCTCGTGCAGCGCACGCTGACGCCCACGCGCAAGGCGCTGCGCGACGCGAAGGTGACGCCTGCGGACGTGAAGGGCGTCGTGCTGGTCGGCGGCGCGACGCGGATGCCGGTGATCCGCCGCGCGGTCGAGGCGTTTTTCGGCCAGCCGCCGCTGACGAACCTGAACCCGGACCAGGTCGTCGCGCTCGGCGCGGCGATCCAGGCGGACCTGCTCGCGGGCAATCGCGGCGGCGACGACGACTGGCTGCTGCTCGACGTGATCCCGCTGTCGCTCGGCGTCGAGACGATGGGCGGCCTCGTCGAGAAGATCATCCCGCGCAATTCGACGATTCCGGTCGCGCGCGCGCAGGACTTCACGACCTTCAAGGACGGCCAGACCGCGATGGCGATCCACGTCGTGCAGGGCGAACGCGAACTGGTGTCCGACTGCCGCTCGCTCGCGCGCTTCGAGTTGCGCGGCATTCCGCCGATGGCGGCGGGCGCCGCGCGCATCCGCGTCACCTATCAGGTCGATGCGGACGGGCTGCTGTCGGTGTTCGCGCGCGAGCAGCAGTCGGGCGTCGAGGCGTCGGTGGTCGTGAAGCCGTCGTACGGTCTCGCGGACGACGACATCGCGAAGATGCTCGAAGACAGCTTCAAGACCGCCGAGGTCGACATGCGCGCGCGCGCATTGCGCGAGGCGCAGGTCGAAGCGCAGCGGCTGCTCGAAGCGACCGGCGCGGCGCTCGCGGCGGACGGCGAACTGCTCGACGCGGCCGAACGCGCGCAGCTCGACGCGTTGATCGATGCGCTGCGCGCGGTCGCGCAAAGCGACGACGCGGACGCGGTCGAGGCGGCGACCAAGGCGCTGTCCGCCGGCACTGACGAGTTTGCCGCGCGCCGGATGAACAAGGGCATCCGCCGCGCGCTCGCGGGCCGCAAGCTCGACGAGATCGGCTGA
- the iscR gene encoding Fe-S cluster assembly transcriptional regulator IscR → MRLTTKGRFAVTAMIDLALRQEQGPVTLAGISQRQHISLSYLEQLFGKLRRHEIVESVRGPGGGYNLARRAEDVTVADIIIAVDEPLDATQCGGKGACEGTKQHDGHCMTHELWSTLNQKMVEYLDSVSLKDLVDQQRAKEGAAPTVLRDRRAEAPAVEPVRTVPKGPNSIFNMAGS, encoded by the coding sequence ATGAGACTCACCACGAAAGGCCGTTTCGCCGTCACGGCGATGATCGACCTGGCACTGCGCCAGGAGCAGGGCCCGGTGACGCTTGCGGGTATCAGCCAGCGCCAGCACATTTCGCTGTCCTACCTCGAACAGTTGTTCGGCAAGCTGCGCCGCCATGAAATCGTCGAGTCGGTCCGCGGACCGGGTGGCGGGTACAACCTCGCGCGCCGCGCGGAGGACGTGACCGTCGCGGACATCATCATCGCGGTGGACGAGCCGCTCGACGCGACGCAGTGCGGCGGCAAGGGCGCCTGCGAAGGGACCAAGCAGCACGACGGCCACTGCATGACGCACGAGCTGTGGTCGACGCTGAACCAGAAGATGGTCGAGTACCTCGATTCGGTGTCGCTGAAGGATCTGGTCGATCAGCAGCGCGCGAAAGAGGGTGCCGCGCCGACGGTGCTGCGCGACCGCCGCGCGGAGGCGCCGGCCGTCGAGCCGGTGCGCACGGTGCCGAAGGGGCCGAACTCCATCTTCAACATGGCGGGTTCCTGA